In the Pseudomonadota bacterium genome, GCTCACAGCGCGCTCACCCTTGACAAAAACTCGGCCTGCCAAATAGCCGGTGTTAAAGGTCCCACATGCTTGTGTAAAACCACACCTTCCGCACTGACCAAGAATGACTCCGGGGCGCCGTAAACGCCGAGATTAATGCCGGCGTCACCTACCGGGTCGTAGGCATTGACCACATACGGATCGCCGAGCCGAGCCAGCCAATTTCGTGCGTCCTCACGCGTGTCTTTCCAATTGAGTCCCACAATGGGTAATTCACCCTGTTGTGCGTATTCCAACAGATAGGGGTGCTCGTCGTAGCAGGCTGGACACCAAGAACCCCACACATTGATGACAAAGGCCTTGCCCTTAAAGTCCGACGTGGAGACCGTCTGCAACGGATCATCGAGCGACTCGAGAGTGAATGGGGGCACCGCTTTGCCTATAAACGGCGACGGCACGTATTCAGGATCCTGACCGAGCCCCAATGCCAGAAACACGCTCATCGCTAAAAAGACCAGAAGCGGCACCGCGTAACGCATCAGACAATCACACTCGCCGCCGAGGTTTGTCGCTCGCGAAAATATCGTCGATCGGTCATGGCCAGCAATCCGCCGAGTGACATGATCAGTGCACCGAGCCAAATAAAGCGCACCATCGGTTTGATCTGAAGACGCAAGCTATACGAACCACCACCGAGGTCGTCACCCATCGCCACATACACATCCCGACGCAACCGGGGGTGAATATCGGACTCTGTCATCGGCGACTTTTGCACCAAGTACTGACGTTTCTGTGGACGCAGTTCCGTTAAGGGCTGCCCCTTGTGCTGCACACCCACCACGGCTTCCTCCGCCGTATAGTTAGGACCCTGAACGGTGCCGACCGATTGAAGTGTGAACGTATAGTGTTGCAAGTCATACGACTCGCCGATCTTTAGCGCCACATCACGCTGATCGCTGTAGGCCGACGTAAAGGTCACGCCCGCCACGCTGAGCGCGACACCGATATGCGCGACCAACATGCCAGCCACAGCGCGCGGCAGCCGACGGCCGCCGCGCCAGCTCGCCACCACCTCGCCAAGGCTCGACAGCAGCACCCATAAGGCCGTGGTTGCACCGAGAATGACCATTACTGACGTGCGTTGATAGATGATCAGCGGTATCACAACCGCGCCGACGATCGCCACAAGCGCCGGCATACGGAGCCGACGAATCAGTGCCGCGACATTATTCACCCGCCACACGGTGTGCATTCCCGCACCGAGGAAAACCATCAGGACGAGCGCTAATGGCACAAAATACGCGTTAAACCAAGGCTCTCCCACCGACACCTTGGGCAGCGACAACGCATCGTTAATCAACGGATAGAGCGTGCCAAACAGCACGACAAACGCGGCACTGACGAGCAATACATTGTTCACCAACAGGGCCGTTTCTCGCGATACCAAATCAAATTGCCCATCCTCAACAAAGCGACCCGCGCGAAACGCATACAGCAAAAGCGCACTGCACACCACGACACCGAGAAACAGCAGAATAAAAAATCCACGTTCAGGGTCATTGGCAAAAGCATGCACGGACACGAGGACACCGGATCGCACCAAAAATGTGCCGAGCAGAGATAGCGAAAATGCCAGAATTGATAGCAGCAGTGTCCAACTTTTAAACAGACCGCGCTTGTCGGTGACGGCCAATGAATGGATAAGCGCTGTGCCAATTAGCCAGGGCATAAACGAGGCGTTCTCCACCGCATCCCAGAACCACCATCCGCCCCAACCCAGCTCGTAGTACGCCCACCAACTGCCCAACGCGATGCCAATGGTAAGGAATAGCCATGCGAGCGTAGTCCATGGTCGCGTCCAACGCGCCCATTGAGACGCGACGTCACCGCTCATCATGGCGGCGATGGCGAACGCAAACGCCACTGAAAACCCAACGTAGCCCAGGTAGAGCATCGGCGGGTGAATGGCGAGTCCAGGGTCTTGTAATAACGGATTTAGGTCGCGCCCTTCGAACGCGCCGGGCATAAGACGCCAAAACGGATTTGACGTGAGCAGAATAAAGAGTAAAAAGCCCACGCTGACAAATCCCAGCGTCGCGATCACACGCGAGGAAAAGACATCCGGCAGCCGGTTGCTACCGAGCGCAACCGCACACGTCCAGCCACTTTGGATGAGCACCCACAACAGCAACGATCCTTCGTGAGCACCCCAAACAGCCGCCACTTTGTACAGGGTGGGCAACGCGGTATTTGAGTTACTGGCGACATAAGAGACGGTAAAGTCATCGGCGAGAAACGCGGCAACTAACGTAGCAAACGATAGCGTGGCGAAGACCATTTGACCGATTGCGGCCGGTTTGACGACGGCCATCCAGCTCGCACGATTCGCCCAGGCGCCGGCATAGCCGAACACCATCTGCGCGACCGCCAACATCAAACACAAAATCAGCGCGATATGTCCAAGCTCTGGAATCACGCGCTAGGTCTCCATCGTGGGTCGCGCCGAATCTTCATTTGGCACCGTCGTCATTGTTATGCTGAACTTTTAATGCGTCGGCGACTTCGGGCGGCATGTAGTTTTCATCGTGCTTCGCAAGAATGGTCTCGGCTTCAAACACGCCGTCGGCGTTGAGCTGCCCGGTGGCCACAACACCCTGCCCCTCACGAAACAAATCCGGTAGTAAGCCGGTATAACGCACCGTGACATCATGGGCAAAATCAGTAACGACGAAGCGAATATCGAGTGACTCAGGCGTACGCTCAAAGGAGCCTTCTTTGACCATTCCGCCTAACCGAAAGGGCTGCGCCGTATCGACTTCGCCGGCCGCAATCTGACTGGGATCAAAGAAGTAAAACTTGAGATCTTCGCAACCCCGCAGACCGAACACCGTCGCCAAGGAGACGCCGACCAATAAGACGATCACACTCATCATACGATTGCTTCGAGGTGTCATGAGCGCCTCTCGGACTGCTTCGCGAGCCGCGCACGTTCCGCCGCACGTGACAACCACTTACGCCGATTCGAACGGGCTACCTGCACATTGGCGATCAGCACCAACAATGTGATGACATAGCACGGCCAGACGTAAATGCCATCGCCGTTCATCTGCAGCCATTCCATCATGATGACACCAACTCAATGACCCAACGCTTTCGCTGTTCGCGACGAAGTACCTCGTTGCGGGTGCGCATCAGCACCAACGCGACCAAGTAGAGTGTAAAGGCAAGCATCATCAACAGGAGCGGCCACAACAAACTCGCGTCGATCCCGGATTTACCGGTCACGGAGACACTTGCCGTTTGGTGCAATGTATTCCACCACTTCACCGAAAAGTGAATGATCGGCACGTTCACCACGCCGACGATCGTCAATATCGCCGCGGCGCGGTCACCTTGCGGTCGGTCCTCATAGGCATTACGCAATAAGATCACGCCCATAAATAAAAAAAGCAGAACAAGTTCAGACGTTAGGCGCGCATCCCATACCCAATACGTCCCCCATGTGGGCTTACCCCAGATGGCACCGGTAACGAGCGCTAAGAAGGTTAAAGACGCGCCGGCGGGTGCAATGGCTGCGGCCACGGCATGCGCCAGTTTCATGCGCCAAATCCAACCGATCGCCGCCGCGACGGCCATTGAGGAGTAACTCATCAGCGACAGCCACGCTGACGGCACATGCACATACATGATGCGCACGGTATCGCCCATCTGGTAATCCTGTGGCGCACGCACAAGACCGAGGTACGCGGCGACAATGCCCAGCGCTACGGCCGGCCACAAGACCCAAGGAATGGCCGCCCCCGCCCACCGATAAAAGTGCGGAGGTGAGCTCATGCGATAGAACCAGTTCATGAAAGCGTTCATGGATGTATTCGAATTCCTCGGGTCCGCCGACACACGCGTGGTCAGTGATGCCTTATTCTACCCGTTTGGCCACTGCCTCCTAAGAGACACACACGGCACGTCGCA is a window encoding:
- the ccmD gene encoding heme exporter protein CcmD, translating into MMEWLQMNGDGIYVWPCYVITLLVLIANVQVARSNRRKWLSRAAERARLAKQSERRS
- the ccmE gene encoding cytochrome c maturation protein CcmE, giving the protein MTPRSNRMMSVIVLLVGVSLATVFGLRGCEDLKFYFFDPSQIAAGEVDTAQPFRLGGMVKEGSFERTPESLDIRFVVTDFAHDVTVRYTGLLPDLFREGQGVVATGQLNADGVFEAETILAKHDENYMPPEVADALKVQHNNDDGAK
- a CDS encoding DsbE family thiol:disulfide interchange protein — protein: MRYAVPLLVFLAMSVFLALGLGQDPEYVPSPFIGKAVPPFTLESLDDPLQTVSTSDFKGKAFVINVWGSWCPACYDEHPYLLEYAQQGELPIVGLNWKDTREDARNWLARLGDPYVVNAYDPVGDAGINLGVYGAPESFLVSAEGVVLHKHVGPLTPAIWQAEFLSRVSAL
- the ccmC gene encoding heme ABC transporter permease CcmC encodes the protein MNWFYRMSSPPHFYRWAGAAIPWVLWPAVALGIVAAYLGLVRAPQDYQMGDTVRIMYVHVPSAWLSLMSYSSMAVAAAIGWIWRMKLAHAVAAAIAPAGASLTFLALVTGAIWGKPTWGTYWVWDARLTSELVLLFLFMGVILLRNAYEDRPQGDRAAAILTIVGVVNVPIIHFSVKWWNTLHQTASVSVTGKSGIDASLLWPLLLMMLAFTLYLVALVLMRTRNEVLRREQRKRWVIELVSS
- a CDS encoding heme lyase CcmF/NrfE family subunit, with the protein product MIPELGHIALILCLMLAVAQMVFGYAGAWANRASWMAVVKPAAIGQMVFATLSFATLVAAFLADDFTVSYVASNSNTALPTLYKVAAVWGAHEGSLLLWVLIQSGWTCAVALGSNRLPDVFSSRVIATLGFVSVGFLLFILLTSNPFWRLMPGAFEGRDLNPLLQDPGLAIHPPMLYLGYVGFSVAFAFAIAAMMSGDVASQWARWTRPWTTLAWLFLTIGIALGSWWAYYELGWGGWWFWDAVENASFMPWLIGTALIHSLAVTDKRGLFKSWTLLLSILAFSLSLLGTFLVRSGVLVSVHAFANDPERGFFILLFLGVVVCSALLLYAFRAGRFVEDGQFDLVSRETALLVNNVLLVSAAFVVLFGTLYPLINDALSLPKVSVGEPWFNAYFVPLALVLMVFLGAGMHTVWRVNNVAALIRRLRMPALVAIVGAVVIPLIIYQRTSVMVILGATTALWVLLSSLGEVVASWRGGRRLPRAVAGMLVAHIGVALSVAGVTFTSAYSDQRDVALKIGESYDLQHYTFTLQSVGTVQGPNYTAEEAVVGVQHKGQPLTELRPQKRQYLVQKSPMTESDIHPRLRRDVYVAMGDDLGGGSYSLRLQIKPMVRFIWLGALIMSLGGLLAMTDRRYFRERQTSAASVIV